From a region of the Arachis ipaensis cultivar K30076 chromosome B09, Araip1.1, whole genome shotgun sequence genome:
- the LOC107617484 gene encoding autophagy-related protein 18a: MSDTQQTLMPLHSPDPDDNDESPPNQPQPASPDPTRTGTGTAIATAPSLLHLSFNQDSGCFAAGTDRGFRIYNCDPFREIFRRDFGPGGGTSLVHMLFRCNILAFVGGGPDPRHPPNKVMIWDDHQSRCIGELSFRSEVKGVRLRRDRIVVVLAHKIFVYNFADLKVLHQIETIANPKGLCEVSHLSGTMVLACPGLQKGQVRVEHYASKRTKFIMAHDSRIACFSLTQDGRLLATASSKGTLVRVFNTLDGSLLQEVRRGADRAEIYSLAFSPTAQWLAVSSDKGTVHVFNLKVDSGLLGLDRSNSSSESNPSSPTAVSSLKFMKGVLPKYFSSEWSVAQFRLQEGLQHIVAFGHQKNTIVILGMDGSFYRCQFDSANGGEMTQLEYYNFLKTDETF; the protein is encoded by the exons ATGTCCGATACCCAACAAACCCTAATGCCCCTTCACTCCCCCGACCCCGACGATAACGACGAATCCCCTCCTAACCAACCCCAACCCGCATCCCCTGACCCAACCCGAACCGGAACCGGAACCGCCATCGCCACCGCCCCTTCCCTCCTCCACCTCTCCTTCAACCAGGACTCTGGCTGCTTCGCCGCCGGCACCGACCGCGGCTTCCGCATCTACAACTGCGATCCTTTCCGCGAGATATTCCGCCGCGACTTCGGCCCAGGCGGCGGCACCTCTCTCGTTCACATGCTCTTCCGGTGCAACATCCTCGCCTTCGTCGGCGGCGGACCCGACCCTCGCCACCCTCCGAACAAGGTCATGATCTGGGACGACCACCAGTCGCGGTGCATTGGCGAGCTCTCATTCCGCTCCGAGGTCAAAGGCGTTCGCCTCCGAAGAGACCGAATCGTTGTGGTTCTCGCGCACAAGATTTTCGTGTACAATTTTGCCGACCTGAAGGTTCTTCACCAGATTGAGACAATTGCGAACCCTAAGGGTTTGTGCGAGGTTTCGCACTTGTCCGGGACGATGGTTCTTGCATGCCCTGGGTTGCAGAAGGGGCAGGTTAGAGTTGAGCATTACGCCTCAAAGAGGACAAAATTCATCATGGCTCATGATTCGAGGATCGCGTGCTTCTCGCTCACGCAGGATGGGAGGTTGCTCGCTACTGCGAGCAGTAAAGGAACCTTGGTGAGGGTTTTCAATACGTTAGATGGGTCCTTGTTGCAAGAG GTACGGAGAGGTGCAGACCGTGCGGAAATATACAGCCTTGCCTTCTCTCCTACTGCACAGTGGCTAGCTGTTTCGAGTGATAAGGGGACCGTTCATGTCTTCAACTTAAAGGTTGATTCTGGACTTTTGGGGCTTGACAGATCGAATAGTTCATCTGAGTCAAATCCTAGTTCCCCAACAGCAGTTTCATCTCTTAAATTTATGAAag GTGTTTTACCCAAGTACTTTAGCTCAGAGTGGTCTGTGGCTCAGTTTCGCCTGCAGGAAGGTTTGCAGCATATTGTTGCCTTTGGCCATCAAAAGAATACAATTGTTATACTTGGCATGGATGGCAG cTTTTATCGATGCCAGTTTGATTCTGCAAATGGAGGAGAGATGACCCAACTTGAATATTACAATTTCCTCAAGACAGATGAGACATTCTAA